The Canis aureus isolate CA01 chromosome 11, VMU_Caureus_v.1.0, whole genome shotgun sequence genome has a segment encoding these proteins:
- the CDK4 gene encoding cyclin-dependent kinase 4 isoform X1, translating into MATPRYEPVAEIGVGAYGTVYKARDPHSGHFVALKSVRVPNGGGAGGGLPISTVREVALLRRLEAFEHPNVVRLMDVCATARTDRETKVTLVFEHVDQDLRTYLDKAPPPGLPVETIKDLMRQFLRGLDFLHANCIVHRDLKPENILVTSGGTVKLADFGLARIYSYQMALTPVVVTLWYRAPEVLLQSTYATPVDMWSVGCIFAEMFRRKPLFCGNSEADQLGKIFDLIGLPPEDDWPRDVSLPRGAFSPRGPRPVQTVVPEMEESGAQLLLEMLTFNPHKRISAFRALQHSYLQKAEGNPE; encoded by the exons ATGGCTACTCCTCGGTACGAGCCAGTGGCTGAGATTGGGGTTGGTGCCTATGGAACGGTGTACAAGGCCCGTGATCCGCACAGCGGCCACTTCGTGGCCCTCAAGAGCGTTAGAGTCCCTAATGGAGGAGGTGCCGGAGGGGGCCTTCCCATCAGCACAGTTCGTGAAGTGGCATTGCTGAGGCGGCTGGAGGCTTTTGAGCATCCCAACGTTGTCCG GCTAATGGACGTCTGCGCCACTGCCCGAACCGACCGGGAGACCAAAGTGACCCTGGTGTTTGAGCACGTGGACCAAGACCTGAGAACGTACCTGGACAAGGCACCCCCACCGGGCTTGCCAGTGGAGACCATCAAG GATCTGATGCGCCAGTTTCTAAGAGGCCTAGATTTCCTTCATGCCAACTGCATCGTTCACCGAGACCTGAAGCCCGAGAACATTCTGGTGACCAGTGGTGGGACAGTCAAGCTGGCTGACTTTGGCCTGGCCAGAATCTACAGCTACCAGATGGCACTTACGCCTGTG GTTGTTACACTCTGGTATCGTGCTCCAGAAGTTCTTCTGCAGTCTACGTATGCAACACCCGTGGACATGTGGAGTGTCGGCTGTATCTTCGCAGAGATGTTTCGTCGCAA GCCTCTCTTCTGTGGAAACTCTGAAGCTGACCAGTTAGGCAAAATCTTTGA TCTGATCGGGCTGCCCCCAGAGGATGACTGGCCCCGAGATGTGTCTCTGCCCCGAGGAGCCTTTTCCCCTAGAGGGCCCCGTCCAGTACAGACAGTGGTACCTGAGATGGAGGAGTCTGGAGCACAGCTGCTGCTG
- the CDK4 gene encoding cyclin-dependent kinase 4 isoform X2 — translation MATPRYEPVAEIGVGAYGTVYKARDPHSGHFVALKSVRVPNGGGAGGGLPISTVREVALLRRLEAFEHPNVVRLMDVCATARTDRETKVTLVFEHVDQDLRTYLDKAPPPGLPVETIKDLMRQFLRGLDFLHANCIVHRDLKPENILVTSGGTVKLADFGLARIYSYQMALTPVVVTLWYRAPEVLLQSTYATPVDMWSVGCIFAEMFRRKPLFCGNSEADQLGKIFERC, via the exons ATGGCTACTCCTCGGTACGAGCCAGTGGCTGAGATTGGGGTTGGTGCCTATGGAACGGTGTACAAGGCCCGTGATCCGCACAGCGGCCACTTCGTGGCCCTCAAGAGCGTTAGAGTCCCTAATGGAGGAGGTGCCGGAGGGGGCCTTCCCATCAGCACAGTTCGTGAAGTGGCATTGCTGAGGCGGCTGGAGGCTTTTGAGCATCCCAACGTTGTCCG GCTAATGGACGTCTGCGCCACTGCCCGAACCGACCGGGAGACCAAAGTGACCCTGGTGTTTGAGCACGTGGACCAAGACCTGAGAACGTACCTGGACAAGGCACCCCCACCGGGCTTGCCAGTGGAGACCATCAAG GATCTGATGCGCCAGTTTCTAAGAGGCCTAGATTTCCTTCATGCCAACTGCATCGTTCACCGAGACCTGAAGCCCGAGAACATTCTGGTGACCAGTGGTGGGACAGTCAAGCTGGCTGACTTTGGCCTGGCCAGAATCTACAGCTACCAGATGGCACTTACGCCTGTG GTTGTTACACTCTGGTATCGTGCTCCAGAAGTTCTTCTGCAGTCTACGTATGCAACACCCGTGGACATGTGGAGTGTCGGCTGTATCTTCGCAGAGATGTTTCGTCGCAA GCCTCTCTTCTGTGGAAACTCTGAAGCTGACCAGTTAGGCAAAATCTTTGA
- the MARCHF9 gene encoding E3 ubiquitin-protein ligase MARCHF9 encodes MLKSRLRMFLNELKLLVLTGGGRPRAEPQPRGGGGGGCGWAPFAGCSARDGDGDEEEYYGSEPRARGLAGDKEPRAGPPPPPAPPPPPPGALDALSLSSSLDSGLRTPQCRICFQGPEQGELLSPCRCDGSVRCTHQPCLIRWISERGSWSCELCYFKYQVLAISTKNPLQWQAISLTVIEKVQIAAIVLGSLFLVASISWLIWSSLSPSAKWQRQDLLFQICYGMYGFMDVVCIGLIVHEGSSVYRIFKRWQAVNQQWKVLNYDKTKDIGGDAGGGTAGKPGPRTSRTGPPSGATSRPPAARRMRTLLPQRCGYTILHLLGQLRPPDARSSSHSGREVVMRVTTV; translated from the exons ATGCTCAAGTCCCGGCTCCGCATGTTCCTGAACGAGCTGAAGCTGCTGGTGCTGacgggcggggggcggccccggGCCGAGCCGCagccccgggggggcggggggggcggctgCGGCTGGGCGCCCTTCGCCGGCTGCTCGGCCCGGGACGGCGACGGCGACGAAGAGGAGTACTACGGGTCGGAGCCGCGGGCCCGGGGCCTGGCCGGCGACAAGGAGCCGCGGGCCggacccccgccgccgcccgcgccgccgccgccgcccccgggcgCGCTGGACGCCCTGTCGCTCAGCAGCAGCCTGGACAGCGGGCTGCGGACCCCCCAGTGCCGAATCTGCTTCCAGGGCCCCGAGCAG GGGGAGCTCCTGAGCCCCTGCCGCTGCGACGGCTCAGTGCGCTGCACACACCAGCCCTGCCTCATCCGCTGGATCAGCGAGAGGGGCTCCTGGAGCTGTGAGCTCTGCTACTTCAAGTACCAGGTCCTGGCGATCAGCACCAAGAACCCGCTGCAG TGGCAGGCCATCTCCCTGACGGTCATTGAGAAGGTCCAGATTGCAGCCATagttctgggctctctcttcctCGTTGCCAGCATCTCCTGGCtcatctggtcctcactcagccctTCAGCCAAGTGGCAACGGCAGGATCTGCTCTTTCAGATCTGCTACGGCATGTATGGCTTCATGGATGTCGTCTGCATAG GCCTCATCGTCCACGAAGGCTCCTCTGTCTACCGCATCTTCAAGCGCTGGCAGGCAGTGAACCAGCAATGGAAGGTCCTGAATTATGACAAGACCAAGGACATAGGAGGAGATGCAGGGGGAGGGACGGCGGGGAAGCCGGGCCCCAGGACCTCACGGACGGGCCCCCCCTCTGGGGCCACCAGCCGCCCCCCAGCTGCCCGGCGCATGCGGACGCTCTTGCCTCAGCGCTGTGGTTACACAATCCTGCACCTCCTTGGACAGCTGCGGCCACCAGATGCCCGTTCCAGTTCCCATTCTGGCCGAGAGGTTGTCATGAGGGTCACCACGGTGTGA